One window of the Actinomycetota bacterium genome contains the following:
- a CDS encoding citrate synthase, with protein sequence MAVNVDQVNVTGTMLESEEAARRLGVKLATLYAYVSRGLLQSHPSPSSRRRLFVAEEVEALAKRARGGKQVETRFATITTAITQLRPQGPFYRGTAAVDLAHTSSFEQVAELLWESQAGNWDPLPLQPPNGLGSLDILRWTTVMAAAQDPQRNELHPELLTRRLRTLIATMSILSGPNREPMDTKSSGVHQSRIARNLTDGFRTKRRTTALVRAVDAALVLIADHELATSNLAVRIAASTRANIYDALLSGLGTMGGPLHGGASPIVTRMMHRAQSEGVDQVVQDVLASTRVLPGFGHSVYVDGDPRADALLEFVYPIASTRKRALITALLDAAEHRLQPPPNIDFALAALAFAADMPAESMSCAFTIGRVAGWGAHYLEEIQEPPLRYRARAIYSTGNASKP encoded by the coding sequence ATGGCTGTAAATGTTGATCAAGTCAATGTCACAGGCACGATGCTGGAGAGTGAAGAAGCTGCACGACGCCTCGGCGTCAAACTCGCCACTCTCTACGCATACGTCAGCCGCGGCCTACTGCAATCCCATCCCTCGCCCAGCAGCAGGCGACGATTATTCGTAGCAGAGGAAGTAGAAGCCCTAGCCAAACGCGCACGAGGTGGCAAGCAAGTAGAAACGCGCTTCGCGACAATCACCACGGCAATCACGCAACTCCGGCCCCAAGGACCCTTCTACCGCGGCACCGCAGCAGTAGACCTCGCGCATACATCCTCATTCGAACAGGTTGCCGAGTTGCTGTGGGAAAGCCAGGCCGGAAACTGGGACCCACTTCCTCTACAGCCCCCCAACGGGTTGGGCAGTCTCGATATCCTGCGCTGGACAACGGTCATGGCCGCCGCGCAAGATCCTCAACGCAACGAACTCCATCCTGAACTTCTCACCCGGCGGCTCAGGACGCTCATAGCAACAATGTCAATTCTCTCTGGGCCCAATCGCGAGCCAATGGATACGAAATCCTCGGGTGTCCATCAATCCCGCATTGCCAGGAACCTCACTGACGGTTTTCGCACGAAGCGTCGAACCACCGCGCTTGTACGCGCGGTCGATGCGGCGCTGGTGTTGATCGCTGATCACGAACTGGCCACATCAAATTTGGCGGTACGTATCGCCGCCTCAACTCGCGCCAACATTTACGACGCATTGCTCTCAGGTCTTGGCACCATGGGTGGGCCACTGCATGGCGGAGCAAGCCCCATCGTGACCAGAATGATGCACAGGGCACAAAGTGAAGGCGTCGACCAGGTAGTCCAAGACGTACTGGCATCGACTCGAGTCCTCCCAGGATTTGGCCATTCCGTCTACGTCGACGGGGACCCCCGCGCCGACGCACTCCTGGAATTCGTCTACCCAATAGCGAGCACGCGCAAGAGAGCGCTGATCACTGCCCTCCTCGACGCCGCCGAACACCGCCTGCAGCCTCCGCCCAACATCGACTTTGCCCTGGCAGCCCTAGCATTCGCCGCCGACATGCCCGCAGAATCCATGTCCTGCGCCTTCACCATCGGCCGCGTAGCCGGATGGGGCGCGCACTACCTCGAAGAAATCCAGGAACCACCCCTGCGGTATCGGGCACGCGCCATCTACAGCACAGGAAACGCATCGAAGCCGTAA